One region of Natronolimnobius baerhuensis genomic DNA includes:
- a CDS encoding family 43 glycosylhydrolase: protein MTGPTGIDALERRRLLQAIGAGTLGAVGLAGTSGSALATSDDELSYENPLYGPDFADPAVHRDDDGTWWAYASNMSYTDNADERLVPILSSTDLVDWTYEGEAFDSRPGWLYGSVWAPDIHYHDGEWVLFYALWPRDDDDEEVPGIGVATSDTPDGPFTDHGEILSNPDHPYPGNTIDPYFVEYEGQPSLFWANFRGIYAVELTDDLRDFRAETFQQVAGDAYEGPNIFYREGYWYLFAATGDCCDGFDSTYEVEVGRAENPFGPYYDREGTPLLERDEWNAGSTHLGDNERFIAPGHGDVTVDDDGTHWFCYHAYDTEGPEIADVYGWPPARQLFLDRIYWTADDWPIIGGDETPSLSAPVPNLGQQSVPVADGTYRIVSADGGTLAVDGPDDGASAVVTTTGDDSAAEWHVSRLSGGEYLLENAASEQALEVETADTDEGANVQQWPWHRHPTQRWYLHVNDDGTYRLENACSGHIAALEGASANVIQSSWTGDDDQRWTFEAVDTDGPEPIGNSASAPTDPNGDGLYTDITGDGETTHDDVATLFEHLQDETVQDNPEYFDFAGNEEVGFSDVTELLRQV from the coding sequence ATGACGGGGCCGACTGGAATCGACGCGCTCGAGCGACGACGGCTGCTGCAAGCAATCGGTGCTGGAACACTCGGTGCGGTCGGCCTGGCCGGCACGAGTGGGTCCGCGTTGGCGACGAGTGACGACGAACTGTCCTACGAGAACCCGTTGTACGGTCCGGACTTTGCGGACCCGGCCGTCCACCGCGACGACGACGGGACGTGGTGGGCGTACGCCTCGAACATGAGCTATACCGACAATGCCGACGAGCGATTGGTCCCGATCCTTTCCTCGACGGACCTCGTCGACTGGACGTACGAGGGCGAGGCGTTCGACTCTCGGCCCGGCTGGCTGTACGGCTCGGTCTGGGCACCGGATATCCACTACCACGACGGCGAGTGGGTGCTGTTCTACGCGCTCTGGCCGCGAGACGATGACGACGAGGAGGTCCCCGGCATCGGCGTTGCCACGTCCGACACGCCCGACGGCCCCTTCACGGACCACGGGGAGATTCTCTCCAACCCGGATCACCCCTATCCCGGCAACACTATCGACCCCTACTTCGTCGAGTACGAGGGACAGCCGTCCCTCTTCTGGGCTAACTTCAGGGGCATCTACGCCGTGGAACTCACCGACGACCTCCGGGACTTCCGGGCCGAGACGTTCCAGCAGGTCGCCGGGGACGCCTACGAGGGGCCGAACATCTTCTACCGAGAGGGCTACTGGTACCTGTTCGCCGCGACCGGGGACTGCTGTGACGGATTCGACAGCACGTACGAGGTCGAGGTTGGACGGGCAGAGAATCCCTTCGGCCCGTACTACGACCGCGAAGGGACGCCACTGCTCGAGCGCGACGAGTGGAACGCGGGCTCGACACACCTCGGAGACAACGAGCGTTTCATTGCACCGGGCCACGGCGACGTGACGGTCGACGACGACGGCACCCACTGGTTCTGCTATCACGCCTACGACACCGAGGGGCCGGAGATCGCGGATGTGTACGGGTGGCCGCCCGCCAGACAGCTGTTCCTGGACCGTATCTACTGGACCGCAGACGATTGGCCGATCATCGGCGGGGACGAAACGCCGAGCCTGTCGGCTCCGGTGCCGAATCTGGGCCAGCAATCTGTACCCGTGGCAGATGGGACCTATCGCATCGTAAGCGCCGACGGGGGGACCCTCGCAGTCGACGGACCCGACGACGGAGCGAGTGCGGTCGTCACGACGACCGGCGACGACTCCGCGGCCGAGTGGCACGTCTCACGCCTGTCTGGCGGCGAGTACCTGCTGGAAAACGCCGCGAGTGAACAGGCACTCGAGGTCGAAACCGCCGATACGGACGAGGGAGCAAACGTCCAGCAGTGGCCGTGGCACCGCCACCCAACCCAGCGCTGGTATCTCCACGTGAACGACGATGGGACGTACCGTCTCGAGAATGCCTGTAGTGGGCACATCGCCGCCCTCGAGGGAGCGAGTGCGAACGTGATCCAGTCGTCCTGGACCGGCGATGACGACCAGCGCTGGACGTTCGAGGCCGTCGATACCGACGGTCCCGAACCGATTGGGAACAGCGCGTCCGCACCGACGGATCCGAACGGTGACGGGCTGTATACCGATATCACCGGTGATGGCGAGACCACCCACGACGACGTGGCCACCCTCTTCGAGCATCTGCAGGACGAGACGGTGCAGGACAACCCCGAGTACTTCGATTTCGCCGGAAACGAGGAGGTCGGTTTTAGTGACGTGACCGAGTTGCTCCGGCAGGTGTAG
- a CDS encoding DUF726 domain-containing protein: MAHNETALQTSARRRTVLRGLGASILAATGAGTASSVAAQSNDITVRDIRESPDATLPVVDELLVFVHGWMSSNAGPDQAAALADVLAAGDYEPDETVAFVYDASTPDPVAVLEDAADAGAALADLVQTAVDEGVESIRLVGHSLGGRVVLEALATLEEGYVVDTVAPLGIAADGSMVTEGGHWYDGIANRADEVRNYHSENDDVIGPDFGGADDTALGAEGAPDSAATPNTYMDVDVTDAVENHGAYMSSSALGQDLAAAITDDEGPPPIGDSASAPTDPNGDGLYTDITGDGETTHDDVETLLANLDDDAVETNAEYFDFADNGTVGFRDVIALMRAI, translated from the coding sequence ATGGCGCACAATGAGACGGCGTTACAGACATCCGCTCGGCGCCGAACAGTCCTCCGTGGCCTCGGTGCAAGCATCCTCGCCGCCACCGGTGCCGGAACGGCCAGTTCGGTCGCTGCACAGTCAAACGACATCACTGTCCGTGACATCCGCGAGTCGCCGGATGCGACGCTGCCCGTCGTCGACGAACTGCTCGTCTTCGTACACGGGTGGATGAGCAGCAATGCCGGACCCGATCAGGCCGCAGCCCTCGCTGACGTCCTCGCCGCTGGTGACTACGAGCCCGACGAAACCGTCGCCTTCGTGTACGACGCCAGCACCCCCGACCCCGTCGCAGTACTGGAAGACGCAGCGGACGCCGGCGCTGCACTCGCCGACCTCGTCCAGACTGCCGTCGATGAGGGCGTCGAGTCGATTCGGCTCGTCGGCCACTCACTTGGCGGCCGCGTCGTCCTCGAGGCCCTCGCCACCCTCGAGGAGGGCTACGTCGTCGATACCGTCGCGCCGCTTGGCATCGCTGCGGACGGCTCGATGGTGACCGAGGGCGGCCACTGGTACGACGGCATCGCGAATCGGGCCGACGAGGTCCGGAACTACCACTCCGAGAACGACGACGTCATCGGGCCGGACTTTGGCGGCGCGGACGATACCGCGCTCGGAGCGGAGGGCGCACCGGACTCGGCAGCAACGCCGAACACGTACATGGACGTCGACGTCACCGATGCCGTCGAAAACCATGGCGCATACATGAGTAGTTCGGCGTTGGGCCAGGACCTCGCCGCGGCGATCACCGACGACGAGGGGCCGCCACCGATTGGGGACAGCGCGTCCGCACCGACGGATCCGAACGGCGACGGGCTGTACACCGACATCACCGGCGACGGCGAGACCACCCACGACGATGTCGAGACGCTACTTGCGAATCTCGACGACGACGCCGTCGAGACCAACGCCGAGTACTTCGATTTCGCCGACAACGGCACCGTCGGTTTCAGGGACGTGATCGCTCTCATGAGGGCGATCTAA
- the pyrG gene encoding glutamine hydrolyzing CTP synthase, with protein MPTESDTDYDPTLGNKFIFVTGGVMSGLGKGITAASTGRLLKNAGFDVTAVKIDPYLNVDAGTMNPYQHGEVYVLKDGGEVDLDLGNYERFLDVDMTSDHNITTGKTYQHVIEKERAGDYLGKTVQIIPHITNDIKRRIREAAEGTDVCIVEVGGTVGDIEGMPYLEALRQFAHEEDDEDILFTHVTLVPYSKNGEQKTKPTQHSVKEVRSIGLQPDVIVGRCEDKLEPETKEKIALFCDIPTDAVFSNPDVEDVYHVPLMVEEEGLDQYVLERFGMAEDALPEGERTNGWREIVTTEKDGAIDIALVGKYDLEDAYMSIHESLKHAGFEVGVDVNVHWVSADEMADGHDGQLEGMDGIIVPGGFGMRGTEGKIEAVRYARENDVPFLGLCLGFQMAVVEYARNVLGYEDAHSAEMEADTPHPVIDILPEQYEVENMGGTMRLGEHTTVIEPETLAYDLYEDTSCTERHRHRYEVNPEYFEDFEDEPLVFSGTAGNRMEILELEDHPYFFGTQYHPEYTSRPGQPSPPFLGLVEAVLSTQAPVADADD; from the coding sequence ATGCCGACGGAATCGGACACTGATTATGACCCCACACTGGGGAACAAGTTTATCTTCGTCACCGGTGGCGTAATGTCGGGATTGGGCAAGGGGATTACGGCCGCGAGTACCGGTCGATTGCTCAAAAACGCTGGCTTCGATGTCACCGCAGTGAAGATCGACCCGTACCTGAATGTCGACGCGGGGACGATGAATCCGTACCAGCACGGTGAAGTCTACGTCCTCAAAGACGGCGGTGAGGTCGACCTCGACCTCGGGAACTACGAACGGTTCCTCGACGTCGATATGACCTCGGACCACAACATCACGACGGGGAAAACGTACCAACACGTCATCGAGAAAGAGCGCGCGGGTGACTACCTCGGGAAGACCGTCCAGATCATCCCACACATCACCAACGACATCAAACGCCGCATCCGCGAGGCCGCCGAGGGAACCGACGTCTGTATCGTCGAAGTCGGCGGCACTGTCGGTGACATCGAAGGGATGCCCTACCTCGAGGCGCTGCGTCAGTTCGCCCACGAGGAAGACGACGAGGACATTCTCTTTACGCACGTCACGCTCGTGCCGTACTCGAAAAACGGCGAGCAAAAGACGAAACCGACCCAACACAGCGTCAAGGAGGTCCGCTCCATTGGACTCCAGCCCGACGTGATCGTCGGCCGTTGCGAGGACAAACTCGAACCCGAGACCAAAGAGAAGATCGCGCTGTTCTGTGACATTCCGACTGACGCGGTGTTCTCGAACCCGGACGTCGAGGACGTCTATCACGTCCCGCTGATGGTCGAAGAGGAAGGTCTCGACCAGTACGTCTTAGAGCGGTTCGGGATGGCCGAGGATGCCCTGCCGGAAGGCGAGCGCACGAACGGCTGGCGCGAGATCGTCACCACCGAGAAAGACGGCGCAATCGACATCGCACTCGTCGGGAAGTACGATCTCGAGGACGCCTACATGTCGATCCACGAGTCGCTGAAACACGCCGGCTTCGAGGTCGGCGTCGACGTGAACGTCCACTGGGTGTCAGCCGACGAGATGGCTGACGGTCACGACGGCCAACTCGAGGGGATGGACGGAATTATCGTTCCCGGCGGCTTCGGGATGCGCGGCACGGAAGGCAAGATCGAGGCAGTTCGATACGCCCGCGAGAACGACGTGCCCTTCCTGGGACTCTGTCTTGGCTTCCAGATGGCCGTCGTCGAGTACGCCCGCAACGTGTTGGGCTACGAGGACGCCCACTCCGCGGAGATGGAAGCAGACACGCCCCATCCGGTCATCGACATCCTGCCCGAGCAGTACGAAGTCGAGAACATGGGCGGCACGATGCGCCTTGGCGAGCACACGACCGTAATCGAACCCGAGACGCTGGCGTACGACCTCTACGAGGACACCTCGTGTACGGAACGTCACCGTCACCGCTACGAAGTCAACCCCGAGTACTTCGAAGACTTCGAGGACGAACCGCTGGTCTTCTCGGGCACCGCCGGAAATCGGATGGAGATTCTCGAACTCGAGGATCATCCGTACTTCTTCGGCACGCAGTACCACCCCGAGTACACGTCCCGACCCGGACAGCCGAGTCCGCCGTTCCTGGGCCTCGTCGAAGCGGTGCTGTCGACGCAAGCCCCTGTGGCCGACGCCGACGACTGA